A single Pan troglodytes isolate AG18354 chromosome 19, NHGRI_mPanTro3-v2.0_pri, whole genome shotgun sequence DNA region contains:
- the BIRC5 gene encoding baculoviral IAP repeat-containing protein 5: protein MGAPTLPPAWQPFLKDHRISTFKNWPFLEGCACTPERMAEAGFIHCPTENEPDLAQCFFCFKELEGWEPDDDPIEEHKKHSSGCAFLSVKKQFEELTLGEFLKLDRERAKNKIERALLAE, encoded by the exons ATGGGTGCCCCGACGTTGCCCCCTGCCTGGCAGCCCTTTCTCAAGGACCACCGCATCTCTACATTCAAGAACTGGCCCTTCTTGGAGGGCTGCGCCTGCACCCCGGAGCGG ATGGCCGAGGCTGGCTTCATCCACTGCCCCACTGAGAACGAGCCAGACTTGGCCCAGTGTTTCTTCTGCTTCAAGGAGCTGGAAGGCTGGGAGCCAGATGACGACCCCAT aGAGGAACATAAAAAGCATTCGTCCGGTTGCGCTTTCCTTTCTGTCAAGAAGCAGTTTGAAGAATTAACCCTTGGTGAATTTTTGAAACTGGACAGAGAAAGAGCCAAGAACAAAATT